The nucleotide window ATCCGgtctttcctctccagcagtgcagccggcaggcgggcaggcaggcaggcaggcagcagaaggcagtgccgtgtagcacgctggacccagtgcaccgtgcaggctccttcgtggaaggaggaagaTGCCGACGCGCCaagccaaaatggcaggcagacactcttgATGTGCagcccctcccctcccctcctctcccctcccctcccctcctttcccctcccctcccctcagCTCTCTCGGGCTCCGGCTCAGCAAGGTGCCCTCGCAGCACCCAGACGCTCCACACGCGGCGCTGCCCATGACGTGCTCGaagccattgcagctgaagcagcgcagcacagcttgctgccctcccggctcacgcctgagctctgggcccgaggcgcgctcacctgcagccctcccgctgccctctcctcctgccccactcccagcgctgctcttcacaccagcccacccgcaCTTGAACTCCTCGCGGCTCAATGGGACGCTGacgtgcaggccacggctgcccgcaggtacagctggccttcccagggcaagcaggaacagtcagtgctactacacaaggctgaaaaagccaccaggcaagctggagagacaagctcaaggggctgagtgcaaGGATACCTTTCTTCCTCgcgcgctgcttcctctccttttgtttctctcagtcctcacagagcaagctgatgctcacacgcTCCGCTAGCAGTTGCgctttggctgaaaggccaccccTTGGCAAGACCAGCATGGAAacgcgggaaaagcagctccatctccagggAGGGACGTGAAGCCGGCCGGTTCATtgccctgccactgccagcccaagccaggcatgtttggaccagctactcaaagaggcagcaccaggtgtaaaaggtttctttcccttttattttaaactaagggaTTTGGGTTGCATGTTGTAGATATGTCAATAGACAATAAAATAGCCTGGATACCGCTCATGACCAGCGACATGCGGTAAGTtcacctcatcatcaacattctgaaacagctatcgagctgaaggaccctgaaggaatgcagcgtccccagctcttgccaGACATGAAATCCTGCACAGGCAAAGTCCGATTTGTTGGTCACAcatcagaagcccttccagcttcctcagttcctctccaatgtccgggcaagggaaagcacggccacgccacaaaaccagacgtacagtgcgctgcctttggagcacctctcagcaagcattcccgctgcttcctttggcctttgaggcttagcgctcaagccctcaccgtttctttttgctttccttcttggctttcttgcttagctgtgcagcacttgcctgtggtttcttcaccgtctccccagtcttagactccaagccgtccgagtcctacaggaatcaattcacaaacagtaagggaactttctgacaattgcctgacagctcgctttgggagctcaagtcacctgactgggcagctttgggtgccaGTGCTGCATattgccttcctgacatcagggcacaacagaaactccacctctgtCTTGTTCCCAAAAATCCCACATAAACTACAGTCtacaggccttgcctgcaaggcagtccctgcacagggggacgccctgcctgccactcacaggccacagcagcagcagcagcagatgagcttgcacctccaggctccttgcgtgccaccacgaacagcacgcacgcccaaggaagggcagaacaaactgccgcactctcagcaatgccgCGGCGCGCTACCGTAGGCAACGGCTCCAGCTggttccctcccagcccatttcctctgcatttctatcaacctctatcaaacagagcgctacttactgtctctgggcacttgggaactggcagggttatggcccacacgcacacaagctggaaaacggctccaaagaagaggccggagcgcagcacgttctccatcaACGTGGGCTCAGGGATCTCAGGGGGCGAGAAATGCAGCTCAGCGGCCATAgtgcagacagcctgctgctctgctgctctccaggaggctgctttctacaagggggaaacgagagccatcattccattcgtgcgctccgacgctgtgacttcctgctgGCAAAAcctcccagcctgactcacagacgtgctctcAAGATAGCCttggtcttccgacccaaccacaaggagggacgccaaacttgcatttcagcaagagctgaacaggcaagaatcaacttctccctgagcttgatcgCACACGCACGACCACTGTCTCATGAACACTAACAACAAGAGTATTCCTACCATCAGctgcacatttgcatctacctggctacgtacgtgttcacggccttgctgctgctgtgccgtacggcaccaagcacagcaataaagcacgcagaaagcccatctgctgaggacagggggatgagctgggctcacgcctaagcactgcttactgcaaaggaaggcacacctacctggcaacggccacgcaggatgctcgacacacactcacacactgttctcctgaggcccaaTGCAACGGCGCAGCctctcacactctgctcctcgacggtctgcaacacaaaagtcacaagctgcaaattaaatccatccaagatgccatcgggcctccgtgctcatggcactcgcactcatgtcttcgcaTGAGCAATcaggcgtgtgcttaccgagtaagtgctgctcactgccacctgacaccagcaatctacccctaactgtcaagtatgaacaggaacctatgcctaacactaaaagactacaactaACCTATGCGTAACTctaacagaagaacaggaacctatgcctaacactaaaagactaaaagtaacctatgcctaactctaaaatACGAACAATAAtctactcctaacactaacactaaacaCTAAAATCAGCAACAACAACGAAACTATAATTCCTgaagcatttaaatgggaagaggagaacttggctccccaggaggctcggaggaggagctgatggaaactcattccacccagctaatgctgggggcgggggccgcgcagcgggtagggagccgagcgcctggaccagcggcggtgggacggcgccgatgcggggcctggcacggtggtgtggtgccaggccagctgtgccgcaggcggatccacctccatgggctcatccggaggtggatccacctccatgggctcatccagaggtggatccacctccatgggctccacggaggtggtcacagcgctggtccaggcgcgatggaaacggaatcgctgccccctcctccgcttgatcttcaaggcggcccccctcctcctcttcgcttctgggaagccaagctccttcttcccatttaaaagagGGCAAAAttcgcccctcgctctcttcACTCCAGgcatggctgccagagctcacagaggcgagtgcgttggccggggcagcggtgaccaaggtgacggctgtgatgcggcgaaggttctaaaatggcagccgcactgctggcaatggcgttccacatagcatgaggagggggctgcaggacagggcacgggacggcagctagaaggcactccccgtgcccagcgggcagcccttctctccggcaagcaagaggccacagaggagccggccccgagaaaagggccctcggcctccttcatcctctcccttcttccacacgggaatctcttggggctggcacacgcagcacacagcgccatgttcaggggcctcccgagcccagcgccaacaacagcaggctccaaagcgcacctcaccacgcctgcctcctggcacacacaagctccgctttccaccttagcaCCCAGCACCTCTTCTTGCGCCTCACGGCTGCAgattcaaccattccctaccagaaataccgccagctgcattttcattacaacCACTCTCACTCCATTCCACATCcgcgcacaatgctggcacacacacacggggccaccctggctcaccGATGCCTCGCggggacccacacaacagcaggagccaagcaggcagaaacgtgccgtgctcctgactgatggcagtctgaaaatctccctctccctctcccccaaTCGACTAAGGCAGCACTcctcccaagcaacaaacacaatcacacacaactgcagccctgcctcgTCCCGACAACGGACGTCCAcaggaagcacatcttcacaaaccttcttccagctccgcaccctccggccaacacagcacccacgcgccttgctccactgcccgcCCGCCCCCCCAGGCTTTGCTGGTGACAACTCGGCCCTATGGGGCCTCCTCCTTTACATACCCCAAACACCAACACAGctccgcactcgcacggccttccctgagaggaagctgccccccgaccccgcaccactcgccggcgctgcacgcatcgcctctgcgtgccggcagcaccgccagctcctcccccgagcgcccctccatgcccccgcaccCAGGCCCGACCCCgttcccagcacacagcccgctcctcccagccccgctcaccggcccggcgtcgccatgccgcgctgccccggaagtgctctccgccggcacgaagcacttcctgccccggccctaccaaccgcctgcggcgtcACGTTGCTGAGGgcggcctgggggcggcccggggcctgGACAagggggaggggcagctggggggggcCGCTGCCGGTTGCCCCTCGGGTGGCGCCGGCGGCATGTTCTAACTGAAATCCCTGTTGCTTTCCCCTTAactctgggttttttttcccttaaatatggctttttctgccagaaatccctgttattcctgttaaatacagctttttctgctagaaatccctgtttatccccttaaatacaactttttctgccagaaattcctgtttttcctattaaatctggGGTATTTCCCCTTACATGTggtttttctgctagaaatccctgtttttcccactAAATCTGGCTTTTTTCCCATGACAGTGTCCCTGCTCCAGTGCCACCCTTATTGTGACAGACTTCTGCCATCGGTCCCATCTAAACTCTCTCTCTTTGCCCTTCTTTCTTGCCGCCCCCTCCAGACACCGAAGGCCAGAAGCAGAACACGGCAGCACACACGTGTCCGTGTGCATGAACACGGCGTGTGCAGCGAGGGCTCTGCACAAGGCTGTGTGGCTTTGCACACCTTTGCCCGTGCGTTCAGATGGTTGCGCACAGGTGTGCCAGGAGGTGCAGGCAGTGTGTGTGAGTGCACAGGGTTGTGTGAGTGCGCCAGGAAGTCgttggagcagcagctcctggctgccgCTGCACAAATCGGGCCGTGCGCTCTGTGTCCATCTCTACTGGTGATGTTTTTATTGACCACAACCAAAGTTTAGTTGGAGTTGGGCGGCACTCGCAGCGCTGCCCTGTAACGCCGCGCGCCGCAGCGCTGCCGGCTGATGCTGCTCCTCTCAgtccctcagctgcagctgctgcatcaTCTCCACCAGGCTGTTCATTGTGgagcactggaaagaaacagagtgAGTGTAGAAACAATGTGGGGAGCTCTCCTTCAGAAAGGCTGATCAGGACACTTGCAGAACggccccatgcagcacagcacgttcCTGCCGTTCAGGTCGCTGGCGTtacttcccacagcagctgcctatGCTAAGATTCATGCTCTGCTGGGGGAACGAGGTTTCCAAGGTCGCAGTGCCCGACATGGCAAGGCTCCTTATGGCAGCAAAACCCTCCGGCCGTTACCAACAGCGTCCttctgaaggcagaggaaggcacCCAAGCTCGCCTGGGCAGCTCTCACTGACAGCGTGACTTCCTCAGACACACAGCTGGGTGTTTTTCTGTGACATCACTGCCCTCAGGACCTTACAGCATCTTTCACGGCTGTCAGACAGAGGCACTGAGGGCAACAAGAGCCGTGTCTGTGCTCGCCAAGGACTCACCTCTGcatgtgcagctgcagctctgagggaAGCCTTCTTCaattcccttctcctctctttctgtcGTCGTCTTCTTGCTATAAAGCAaggataaaaatgaattcattctgtcagcagcagaactgtgtAAACATGGGTACCataaaagcagaaggcagaaaaaagacgGGAAATTTGAGCAGGAAGCCTCTCAGTGAATGACATTTCCAGGGGGACAAACAGAAGACCACCAGGCAGTTAAAGAGACGGGGTTACATAGTGTGGCACCTCACTGCCTTTGGACTTTGTAGGCTCCAACTCTTTTCCcgtctgcagagaaggagaaagcaaagcaaaccctCTGCAGCCTCGGTGTGCTTGatcagggcagcagctgccctgcagggcGGTAGCACAGCACCTGCTTACCTCGCAGGTTggagctccgtgctgcagcaggcccaggctgtgctgctggagccggcACGCTGCCTCCGCTCTGACCTCTGGCTCttttgcaggcaggcagcagcgcTGATGATTGCTGCTCTTCCTCCAGGCCCTTGCGTTTACCTGCAGCCAGGGACTTGGAGACAGAGCGGGGGCACACGGCAGGGGCAGGTCTTCCCCCTGAGCTGGGACCTGCTGATGTAGGAAGCCCCCCAGCCTGCAGACGAGCTCTCCCAGAAAGCCCTTCCTGCACCGCTTTCGGGTCGATCTTTCCGTTGGACTCAGCACCTCTGTCTGTTATAatcaagaaaagagaagcaaggagaTACAACGAGAGTCCAGTGATACTTTCAGTCTGCACAATGGGCCACGATACTAGGAAACCTGATCTCGAGTGTACACAGTAAGGAATCTTAGCATCTTGTGTGAACGTTGGGTTGAGACTACAAAACGGGACAGAAAGGTAATAGTAGATCCCAGGGATTAATACCTCAAGTAAAACACACAACAATGTCAGTCCCAGACAGAATAGACAGAGAGCCTAGCTAGAAAGACAGTGCAGCAAACCCAGGTGCCTGCTGTGTGTCCATACCTCTCTTGGGTGCTGTGCCACACTCGGTGCTTCTGCCTTGCCTCTCTGCAAGGCTGCGCTTTGCTGGAAGGCTGCTTGCATCAGCAtctgacagaaaggaaacagagacatgaagagcatctctttggagGAACGTTTTAGCACAGCCAACCAAACTTCTGGTCTTCCAGTGTAGtttcttcaatttcctttcCTCGGCTACAGCCTTGTGCTacttctgcagtcagcacagaactgcagtgccctttcctccctcctccatcACActcagccctgcatgcagccctgcttagaggcagcacccacagcacagctcacaggagCTTCTTACCTGGGGAGGCTTTCCGTTTCCCCCCgtgcccagcaccatcccacggACGCGCAGGCTCCGTCCCTGCAACGACAGATCCAGTGTGATTGCACAGACAACAGGAGCAGCACTGTCCTGTTAGCCCACACCCACCCCAAAACCAGAAGACGCTGTTCTACAGCCAGAGCAGAAACTGGTGTTCAAACTGCAGTGTGCTGACACAAAGCATTATGCTCTCATTCCtgccagatggcagcagaggaaccccggactgcctgacagctctgcattctgcagagcaaagctgcatCGGCAAACAAAACGCTACCGGGTGCAAACGTCGAGACACGGATCTCTTGTCCCTAGAGGGAATGCACTCAGCTCTGAGCACCACCACTTATACACAGACTTGTGTCTcgctgctgccatcagctgctgctgtcgGCCTTTCTAATGCTTCCACCGTGGTTTCTGGACATccctacagcactgcagccGCTCAGAAGTGATACCTAGAAGGCATTCCCGCATCCTTCATGACAGAGGACTGCAGAAACTCACTTTTGCGTGGCAGTGAGGACGGCCCGTGCCCATCGCGTCCCTCTGTGCGCTGCCAGGCGCCGTGGGatctctggcagcctgctggctgctgctcccaaagGCGGGGAACCGCGCCGCGCtgcttctgaggagagaaagaagaaacgtTGGAGGGAACGGGCAGCCGAGGTTTGCACAGAGCTTCCAGGTCATGCCAGAGATGGGATAGCAGAGTGCTGAGATGTTCTTTACCACTGAGGGAAAACACAGCCTGAGCCATGCCCATGTGATTAGCCCAGGCTGTCAGCGAGCGCAGAACCCAACCAGTTCCTGAGGTCCCAAAGGACCAGCAGGGCTCCCCCCGCTCCACCCCTTcccctggaaaacaaaaacaaagcaagaaacacCCAGCAAAAGATACCCAGCCCTACCTTTGCTCTCACAGAGCGGGAATTGCAGCCGCGCTCGTCTCCATGCTGAGACATGATGGCTGACGTCTCAGAGGAAGCCCAAGCTCAGATGGTTCTCTGCACAGGAGCTTCTCCTGCTCCTGGAAAGAGCTGGCTTCACCCTTCCTCGATGCCCAAAGTCTCCTTTTGGACAGGAACCCTGCAGAAAGCATCCACCAGTGAAAAATCATGAGGAAGAAGCGTCTTCCCAGCTTTCTCCTGCCGTGCCATGGAGTCTCTTGAGGAGGGCAACGTCTGGAAGGCAGCTGGCTGCGAGAGCTGCCTGCCACCAGGTCCAGTTTGGGTCTGACTGCCACGGCTTGTGTCAGCAAGtgcccttctccatctcctgcacagctctgcacccagccaCCCGTGGGGCAGGGGGCAcgagctgtgctctgagaagctTGTGCTCTCCTTGCTTTTCAATGTCCAACATGAAGGTGGGGCTCAGCAGTGAATTTCCAGGGGAGGAATGACATCTCATCATCCTCATGGAATCTGAACAAGAGCCATTTTCCCTGGAAACGGCCGTGCTGAGGGGCAACGCTGGAGCTGGGAactcctccccagcccagcttttctgctgataGCTCCCGGCCCCCAGCCAGCACCAAACCCAGCTCACCTGGTCACTGCCCAGCCGGATGACCTGGTCACTGTGCCCAGCTGACGCACGcgccgcagcgctgctcccagtGGGCTCTCACAGGAAGATCAAtccagaaaagcacagagctcagtctAGGTGTGCAGCACGCTCACCAgaccaccagctctgctccagctggggCACAAACGCTCCCAGCCAGGCAACCACTGTGAGCTCAGCAAGTGCCTGCATCACCGCTGTGCTTTCATCATAGGGAAAGGAGTGGTCACCTCCCAGATCCAAACTGTAGGAAACATGAGACTCACCCAATGTGGTGAATGGGGTTGATTGAATGGGGGTTAATTGAagtaaagcaacagagaagtgaagaCGATCCTTGTGCAGCCCAGTAAAAACGCAGTATGGCCTCAGAGTGGTCAGCGGGGTCCCAGAGGAACAAGTGGGATCTGAGAGGAGTGCACAGCAGTACGGTCCAGAAAGGTTCAGCATGGCCAAGTGAAAACCAGTAAGGAGCAGCATGGCCTCAGAGCGGTCCGTGGAGCCCTATAGGAATCagcagaaagcaacaggaaggcacagctgtgcccagggccGGTGCCGGCCTCTGCCTCTGGCTTTGGGCCCTCGGCCTGGTGCCGGCCTCTCGGGCTGTGCGTCAGGCCTAGGCCTGGTGCCGGCCTTTCAGGACTGGCTTTAGGCTCCACGGCTGGTGCCAGCCCGCCCGGCTGTAGGTGTGGCTGTCAGCCCTGGCTCTGGCGCTGCCCCTGTGGCTGTAACCGCGGCATTACGgcccagggctggtgctggctcTCTGGCTGGAGCTTCAGACTTCAGGGCCGGCTCTCAGGCTGTGGCTTCAGGCACGAATCTGGTGCGGGCTTCTTGTGCTGTGGCTCCAGGTTTAGGCCCAGGGCCAGTGCAGCCTCTCTGGCTGGGTTTCAACCctctggctgtggctgtgagccCCTGGGCTGGATGCAGCCTTCTGGGCTCTGCCCCAAAGTCACCAGGCCTGGTACCAAATGGTAAGAAAACATGAGGGCCGCCCAATGGCATTATCTGAAGtatcaaaacagagaaattaagatgACTCTTGTGTAACCAGCCTGGGTCATCCTCTCACTCAGGCACCGCATGATCAGACCGAGGAGATGTTGCCCCCAGGCTCCCCGAGGCTGGAGGCTGGGAGGATTTGGGCTCCCAAGCAATCAGCCAGCGTTCGGATGAGTCAGCCCTCTGGTTTTCGTGAGGACAGACGAGTCCACCTTGGAAAGCCATCTGGGCAAAGGCAGAACAGCTTTGTTGTTGGGCCGCAGCACTCCGTGGCCAGGCGCTGCTCAAGCGCTGGgcctgcatttcctcctgggCATCCACGCGTGCTCTGagtctgctgcagctttctgcagggtcTATGGCTTCCTACTGAGGAGCTCCTCgtgttcttct belongs to Lagopus muta isolate bLagMut1 chromosome 7, bLagMut1 primary, whole genome shotgun sequence and includes:
- the LOC125695660 gene encoding uncharacterized protein LOC125695660 isoform X2; the protein is MPGVKRARGEFCPLLNGKKELGFPEAKRRRGAALKIKRRRGQRFRFHRAWTSAVTTSVEPMEVDPPLDEPMEVDPPPDEPMEVDPPPDEPMEVDPPPDEPMEVDPPAAQLAWHHTTVPGPASAPSHRRWSRRSAPYPLRGPRPQH
- the LOC125695660 gene encoding uncharacterized protein LOC125695660 isoform X3, with product MPGVKRARGEFCPLLNGKKELGFPEAKRRRGAALKIKRRRGQRFRFHRAWTSAVTTSVEPMEVDPPLDEPMEVDPPPDEPMEVDPPPDEPMEVDPPAAQLAWHHTTVPGPASAPSHRRWSRRSAPYPLRGPRPQH